ATAAATCGTTTGGAATGCTAAATTAGTAGATAAGTATTTATTAATTTTCATGACCACATTAAGCTGATAATCGACATCTACATTTTGTGGCTTATCCAAATAATTAGAATACAGATTCAAAACATTCTCCAGAGAAACATTCTCCATCAGATTGAATTTATAGTAAGCGGAGGTATACATTCCCAGTTCGTATCGCATGCTCTTTCCTTCTTCAACGCCAAAATATTTTCTATCCGGCAAAGTCCTGCTTTTGTCTACAAACACCATTCTGGATGTTGCCGGTGCTATATTGACTTTTAGATTATCATTTTTCTTCCATAACATACCCGGACCAAAAGTTAGATATGCTGGAGAAAAGAAATTGGTATAGGAAGTTCGGATTTCTTTACCATTGGCATCTGTACCATAATTATATCCCTCCGTAAATTGTGTTTTAAAATTGAGAATTCCCGAATAGTACCAGTTACCGGAAGCTTTTCGCCCATAAAGTGAATTCAATTCTATACGATCATCTGTTTTTTTAGCAAATTCTGAATTTTTGGTCCTAACCAAACCATAAGCTCCAATAATCTTGTTATCCCAAGTATTATCACCTTTTTTATAGTTGAAATCATAATTCAGGCCTAAAGTTCCCGAAATATTGTTTTCCCCTCCGGCTAACCAATTGCTAAATGCAGATTGATTAAACAATAAAGAGATATTTC
This genomic interval from Pseudopedobacter saltans DSM 12145 contains the following:
- a CDS encoding DUF3078 domain-containing protein, whose product is MKKKIITSFLMLGSLLSFAQEKEEVKDGWIKKGNISLLFNQSAFSNWLAGGENNISGTLGLNYDFNYKKGDNTWDNKIIGAYGLVRTKNSEFAKKTDDRIELNSLYGRKASGNWYYSGILNFKTQFTEGYNYGTDANGKEIRTSYTNFFSPAYLTFGPGMLWKKNDNLKVNIAPATSRMVFVDKSRTLPDRKYFGVEEGKSMRYELGMYTSAYYKFNLMENVSLENVLNLYSNYLDKPQNVDVDYQLNVVMKINKYLSTNLAFQTIYDDNAYPGFQIRQVFGVGVNVGFC